In the genome of Paramormyrops kingsleyae isolate MSU_618 chromosome 5, PKINGS_0.4, whole genome shotgun sequence, the window AAACATTTGGGTACGTACTTCATGCGGAAACAGTCTACTTAGGCATGTTCTTCATGTCTTCAATATTGTTTACAAAATGACGGCTGATTTTTCAAAGGGGAAGCACTCTTACGGTCTTACATAAGTATTTTACCCTACTATTTACACACTTGGAGATGCggtcattttttttcatgcCGACATTACGATGTAATCTGATGATTTTTCATTATAATAGATAACTTTTATATATTATTGATAAAATTCATTGTTCCTACATCAAAATGAGGTCATTTTACGTTTTTGATTAGAATTTTTTTCATATAAAGCAAGTTGGTTTCGCACTGtcactttattaaaaataaagaaaacattcTAACGGTTTCCAAATGTTATGAAATATCTATAAAAATATTCACTTAGACGCGATAATTTTTTCCCGACAACATCGGTAATATTTACTTTGGAAATGTAGCATCTTGCGGAATTTCGAATACGTCATTATGAATTACCGTGCGtaacccataatgcactgcggTAAGCACGTTTTTCTCGCTATATGCGTGTTGCTGAAACTGAAGCAAGTAGCATCGCTGATGAGAAAAGGATCGTTTCTTGATTAAAACTGGCACAACAGGCCCTGAAAAAACTGACAATGAgggcaagaaaagaaaaacaaaagctgAAAGGGACCCGTGagtatgaagaaaaaaaaacatcttttatATAATGTTCTAGAGCAAGGTGGCAAAATACTACTCCCTGAAAGaactttttcagttttaaaatgaaaggcaGTTTTGGTATCAATAAAAGAGATCAGAAAAAATTTACTATTTTTCACTTttgttatttgtttatgggCAAGAGAATTTAACTGGCGGACAAGTGGATTTTTTAAGTTTACTTGTCTGTGGACaactagaaaaaaaacagatttccACACCCCTGTCCTAGGGAGAAAGTATGAACTGTGACCCTTTCATGTAAGTGGCTTTGGATAGAAGCATCAGATAAATGAGtatatgtaaataataaatattcctAATTAATAGATGAATCCAGTCCTCCAGgtagcagacagacagatgattCATGCCTTCACTTTTTTATTCATGTGAAACTGAAAACGGAATGCAAAAGGAAATAATGAACTGGGACTGAGAGGTCACTGCATGATGACACTGGTGACAGTGGCACACCGCAGACGGTACGTGCGAGTGAGAGATGGCACAGGATTTACTCACGTGTGGCAGGTAAacgtgaggaggaggaggggggggggcacagcttgCGCTggctgctgcctctgctgccttGGCTTccgctgagagagagagagagagagagagactgtgtgtatgtgctaaGGGGCACAGTGACCCTAACCTGAGCTAGCTGAACCCGCAACTGTATCTCATACCTGCTGGAGTGTTGGGAATGTCAGGATCAAAAGGGGTTGGGGCCTGTGGACCAGAGTAAGGTGGGGGTGGCATGTAGGCTGCAGCACTGTTCAAAGTAGGAGGCCCAGGGAAGAATGCTCCTGCTAATggcaaacaaatgaaaacactCAATACAGACACaatgtgatgacatcattcccTGGAAGCATGACTATAGGCAAACCGAAAAGCAGTCAGGTACCCTGAGGTGGAGGTCCTGGGTAAGAGTAGCCGGGAGGAGGTTCAGCTGGGTACATCCCATTAGCAGGAGGTGGCGGGTATGCAAATGCTCCATTGGCCATATAAGAGCAACCAAACGCCCCAGTCACTGGCTGGCCTCTAGAAGCTGGAGAGGACACAACGAGTGCTGCTTCATCACATTCACTATACGGTACCAGTCAAAGATCTGGACACACCGTGTGTATTGGTAGTAAGCAACCACACGCACTCGCACTGCCCACCGTGCCCATCGCCCCGCTTACTCCCAATATACACGGTGggtgcacgcacacatacacacactacgTACAACGATAAACATTAAACACTACACGTGACATAACACACGGCACATTTACAACGACACAAGCTACTACCAAGAACCATTTACAGagctggcatcagtccaaccTGCCGCACTGCCCGCTGGTACCTCAGCGCTACACTATGCATTCTTCATTGCCTCCAGGCCTTTTACTATAAGCTGAATAACATAACTAAAATAGAAacatgcattaaaagcaggtgtgtctaGACTTCTGACTGGTATTGTATTACACACCCAGCTTTATTTCTGCCTCCTGGCCAGTAAGCAGACTGCAATGTTTCCAACAAAAGGCATGCATTATTTTGTATCTTATATTCATTGTTTTATATCTAATGTTTTAAAGAATTTCTCCATGAGTGTActgataaaaacaaaatgtttataTAAGGCATGAAATTAATTTGATCGGTTTTTTGCTTGCTTTAATTGGGGCATCTAAATCTTTGAAAACCGACAAAGGGCCAAGTGAGATTTATCACCAAGCAGGCAGCCATTTTTCAGCAATCACAGCAGGATATCCCACCTTGTGCTGCAACCTGAAGCATATACTGTCCAAACTCAATGGCCCCTCCAGCATTGAAAACCAGCTTGAAGGTCGCAGATCCCTCCCAGCCTCCTGAAAAATGACCATCCCATAAATTACAAAAAACCAATGACTGATTGAAAGCGGAATGGCCGAGACTCTGCAGCGACGTACCGCCGGGTTCCGCGCTCACTGTTCCTTTGATGTAGTTGGCTCCAAGCACAGGCTGCTTTACCTCACAGTTCTTCATCAAATAGAAAGGCATCATAAAGGACTGAAGTGCATCCCGTCCCTTTGCCAGGAATATCACCTGCATTGACAATACGAGACACAGTTACGTATCTGTTTAACTCATGACAGATACTGGGGTATATAccattcttttgttttgtttttgttttttgttttttttaacttgaaaGTTTCAGTTTATTATATATTCAGAACATGGATCTGCAACACAACTTTTAACTTAAGTTTCCTCATAATGTAGGAAACTTTGTGAGATAGATTCTCTTGGGACTTAACCTGTAAACTCTTGTTCCTAAACTAGCACAGCATGCCACTCTGAGTTTCTCTTACAGCCtatttttaaatcctttaaTTCCTTGCGATACCAAGGATTGCACTTATTTGTCTACTCTTAAGGTGTCCACCTCTCAAACTTCTCTCCCGCTCTCCTACCCGGTATGGGGTCAGGTAGACACTGCCCTTCTTGCTCTTCCTGAAGGCCTCAGGGAGGGTTTCTGTATCACTGAAGACAAGTTCCACATTCTCATATGTCATCAAGACACTGCAGAAACATGAACAGTGAAAGGACAGTGAGAATAGTGCTGTTGTATGCTGAGATTTAAAAAGAGGATGTATTCAAAACATTCTTTCAATACACACCTGCGTATTTCTGATAACTCTTTGTttagatgcttttattcagacAACCTTACAGTTATTTGAGGTCAAATCCAAATTTACAACTAGATATTTAAAACCATTGAGAATGTCTTTAGAGAGGCAGACATACCACAAGACACGTATAGGGAGCTGCCTGGGACGCCCGAATAGGGGCCCGTTAAGACAGAA includes:
- the wbp2 gene encoding WW domain-binding protein 2 isoform X2, which encodes MALNKNCSESGGVIINNSESDTETLPEAFRKSKKGSVYLTPYRVIFLAKGRDALQSFMMPFYLMKNCEVKQPVLGANYIKGTVSAEPGGGWEGSATFKLVFNAGGAIEFGQYMLQVAAQASRGQPVTGAFGCSYMANGAFAYPPPPANGMYPAEPPPGYSYPGPPPQAGAFFPGPPTLNSAAAYMPPPPYSGPQAPTPFDPDIPNTPAAEAKAAEAAASASCAPPPPPPHVYLPHDKPPPYSPPEDKKTQ
- the wbp2 gene encoding WW domain-binding protein 2 isoform X1, coding for MALNKNCSESGGVIINNSESVLMTYENVELVFSDTETLPEAFRKSKKGSVYLTPYRVIFLAKGRDALQSFMMPFYLMKNCEVKQPVLGANYIKGTVSAEPGGGWEGSATFKLVFNAGGAIEFGQYMLQVAAQASRGQPVTGAFGCSYMANGAFAYPPPPANGMYPAEPPPGYSYPGPPPQAGAFFPGPPTLNSAAAYMPPPPYSGPQAPTPFDPDIPNTPAAEAKAAEAAASASCAPPPPPPHVYLPHDKPPPYSPPEDKKTQ